The Paenibacillus wynnii DNA window AACCGGATATCCGTTTATAAGCTGGATAATGTAACTCATTCCTTTACTCTGTAAATGAAAGAGCCCCTTGTCTTCCTGTACCGTAATTCCCATGAACTAACCCTTCTCTCCATCAGATATATATTCTTAACAGGATTTATAGCAAACTCTCATCTATAAAATCGGCCATCGATTGAACCTTCAGTCCCTTAGGTGCCGCTGGAATCCAGTCCTTACCGCCTGTACCTCTTAGAGAGAACTCCACAGTTTTCGACTGACCCGGCAAAAGATCGAAGAAGTTATCCGAGAAAATCCCCTCGTCCTCTGAAGTTAAATAAACGCCTCTGGAGAGAATGTCACTTGTAACGGTAAAGCTGAGTCCCCCGCTGCCCGGGGATTCAACGATCGTAATTTCAGGTTTGCTGATCTTTATATCCTTTGCCGGAACCAAGTAGTGCTCCTTGCTGTCTAAGGTTTGACCCTCTGATACTAACCCAAGGGATAATACTACGCTCTCTTGTGCATGTCCATTGAGCAGTTCAGCAACTGAAATCGAATATACAACCGCTGCGGAGTCTGCTTCCAGAACTACAGATTTAGACCATTCATCAAGTACCGAACCATCCAAGTGATGCAGCTTGATCGACAGTTCAGTATTTAGTGCTTTCCTTGAATCAGAGACTACATGAACATCCAGTTGTCCGGCATCGGTAGTCTCAACAGAGAGAATAATTTCTTGATAGCTTTTGCGAACCGCATATTGCAAAGCCTTCCAGCGCCCATAATAATCCATGCCCGCCCAAGAGGCTACCGGCCAGCAGTCATTCATCTGCCAGTACAAAGTTCCCATGCAAAAGGGTTTATTTCTTCTGTGACTTTCGATGGCGATGCGTATGGCATCAGCCTGCAGAATCTGACTCATATATAGGAAGGCTGTGAAATCTTTTGGCTTCGGCAAATACATATCCATATAATCTTTAATTAACAAGTTGCCGCGCCCATTTTTTTGGTGGGCCATCATAACGTCCGAGGTTAGCTCCATATCCTGTTCTTCCGCATAGCTCATCACTGACTTCAGCTCCGGGAACGACTGGAAGCCATATTCACTCATGAAGCGGCCGACATTCAGATTATAGTTCTCAAAGGGCTCCGTTGCGTGCCAAACGCCCCAATAATGGACATCCCCTTCACCTGTGGTACGTGTAGCATGCTGATTGACATCTCCTGTTAGATCACGCAGAGGAGACGAAGGCCAGTAGTCGATACCGGAGTGGTGGGCCTCAACAGCCTCAGGCAGAATACGATGGAAAATTTCCTGGTAATGTCCCCACATCACATCCCGAATTTCAGGGCTATACTCTTTTTTCCAACCCCAGCCCATATTTTCTCCATAATGCGCCCAAGCCGAATCGATCTCATTATTACCGCACCATAAGGCCATGCACGGGTGGTTTCGCAATCTTTTCACATTGTACTCTGCTTCTCCACGGACACTTTCCAAGAACGGTTCATCACCGGGATACATGCTGCAGGCGAACATAAAGTCTTGCCACACCAGTATTCCATATTCATCACACAGACGGTAGAAGATATCCTCCTCATAAATCCCGCCGCCCCATACTCTCAGCATGTTCATATTGGATTCCACCGCGGTTGCGATTTCATGACGGTAACGTTCCTCAGTAACTTCTGTGGAAAAGCTGTCGTTCGGTATATGATTCGAACCTTTGGCAAAGACCGATACTCCGTTTAATTCAAAAGCAAATGAAGTCCCCCGCTCATCCTTTTCCCGAATAAGCTTGATCTCCCGAAGTCCGGTTCGTACATTCGCGCTCGCTGCGGTTTCCGTACCTTGAACCAATTCCGCTTGAAAACTGTATAAATGAGGATCACCCAGACCCCGGCACCACCATAAGCGCGGCTGATCCACGACGATATCCATTTCAACGGTTTGATTGCCGGTTTTCAGTGAGACCGCCC harbors:
- a CDS encoding beta-mannosidase gives rise to the protein MRQQQMSLSNWEFRACGDKEWLSATVPGTVHTDLLKNEMIPEPFYGKNEHELQWIDKKDWEYRTTIQLDDQWESLASTELIFKGLDTYADVYINDEHALSADNMFKEWKLNVKGLLKTGENEIRVKFRSVVTEDLPKLEQLGYALPAANDQSELGGLDEKRISIFARKAPYHYGWDWGPRFVTSGIWREVILEGRDTASIADLYIRQNHITEKEARLTAVLDVAIPEAWEGLLRISADGQEWMRAVSLKTGNQTVEMDIVVDQPRLWWCRGLGDPHLYSFQAELVQGTETAASANVRTGLREIKLIREKDERGTSFAFELNGVSVFAKGSNHIPNDSFSTEVTEERYRHEIATAVESNMNMLRVWGGGIYEEDIFYRLCDEYGILVWQDFMFACSMYPGDEPFLESVRGEAEYNVKRLRNHPCMALWCGNNEIDSAWAHYGENMGWGWKKEYSPEIRDVMWGHYQEIFHRILPEAVEAHHSGIDYWPSSPLRDLTGDVNQHATRTTGEGDVHYWGVWHATEPFENYNLNVGRFMSEYGFQSFPELKSVMSYAEEQDMELTSDVMMAHQKNGRGNLLIKDYMDMYLPKPKDFTAFLYMSQILQADAIRIAIESHRRNKPFCMGTLYWQMNDCWPVASWAGMDYYGRWKALQYAVRKSYQEIILSVETTDAGQLDVHVVSDSRKALNTELSIKLHHLDGSVLDEWSKSVVLEADSAAVVYSISVAELLNGHAQESVVLSLGLVSEGQTLDSKEHYLVPAKDIKISKPEITIVESPGSGGLSFTVTSDILSRGVYLTSEDEGIFSDNFFDLLPGQSKTVEFSLRGTGGKDWIPAAPKGLKVQSMADFIDESLL